The following proteins are co-located in the Streptomyces sp. NBC_00435 genome:
- a CDS encoding beta-ketoacyl-[acyl-carrier-protein] synthase family protein, translating into MSRRVVITGIGVVAPGGVGTKEFWSLLTSGRTATRAISHFDASAFRSRIAAEADFDAAAAGLTPQEIRRMDRAAQFAVVSAREALADSGLDLSAIDPYRTGVTIGSAVGATTSLDTEYEVVSDGGAKWLVDPQYAVPHLFDYLVPSSFAAEVAWSVGAQGPASVVSTGCTSGLDSVGHAVELIREGSADVMVAGATDAPISPITVACFDAIKATSPRNDDPATASRPFDASRNGFVLGEGSAVFVLEELTAARARGAHIYAEIAGFASRCNAYHMTGLRKDGAEMAEAIRVALDDSRLDRTAVDYINAHGSGTKQNDRHETAAFKRSLGDHAYATPVSSIKSMIGHSLGAIGSLEIAASALAIEHGVVPPTANLHEQDPECDLDYTPREAREREIDTVLSVGSGFGGFQSAMVLTRPERRNI; encoded by the coding sequence GTGAGCCGGCGTGTGGTCATCACCGGGATCGGCGTGGTGGCCCCCGGCGGGGTCGGCACCAAGGAATTCTGGTCACTGCTGACCAGCGGGCGTACGGCGACCCGCGCCATCAGCCACTTCGACGCCTCCGCGTTCCGGTCCCGGATCGCGGCGGAAGCCGACTTCGACGCGGCGGCCGCGGGACTCACCCCGCAGGAGATCCGCAGGATGGACCGGGCCGCGCAGTTCGCGGTCGTCAGCGCGCGGGAGGCGCTCGCCGACAGCGGCCTCGACCTCTCCGCGATCGACCCGTACCGGACCGGTGTCACCATCGGCAGCGCGGTCGGCGCGACCACGAGCCTCGACACCGAGTACGAGGTCGTCAGCGACGGCGGGGCCAAATGGCTGGTCGACCCGCAGTACGCGGTGCCGCACCTGTTCGACTACCTCGTGCCCAGCTCCTTCGCGGCCGAGGTCGCCTGGAGCGTCGGCGCGCAGGGACCGGCCTCCGTGGTCTCCACCGGCTGCACCTCGGGGCTCGACTCCGTCGGGCACGCCGTGGAACTGATCCGGGAGGGCTCGGCCGACGTGATGGTGGCCGGCGCCACCGATGCCCCGATCTCGCCCATCACGGTCGCCTGTTTCGACGCGATCAAGGCGACCTCGCCGCGCAACGACGACCCGGCCACGGCCTCGCGCCCGTTCGACGCGTCGCGCAACGGGTTCGTCCTCGGCGAGGGTTCGGCCGTCTTCGTCCTGGAGGAGCTGACGGCGGCGCGTGCCCGGGGCGCCCACATCTACGCCGAGATCGCGGGATTCGCGTCCCGCTGCAACGCGTACCACATGACCGGACTGCGCAAGGACGGCGCGGAGATGGCCGAGGCGATCCGGGTGGCCCTGGACGACTCGCGCCTGGACCGTACCGCCGTCGACTACATCAACGCGCACGGCTCCGGCACCAAGCAGAACGACCGGCACGAGACCGCCGCCTTCAAGCGCAGCCTCGGCGACCACGCGTACGCGACGCCGGTCAGCTCCATCAAGTCCATGATCGGCCACTCCCTGGGCGCCATCGGCTCCCTGGAGATCGCCGCCAGCGCGCTCGCCATCGAGCACGGCGTCGTACCGCCCACCGCGAACCTGCACGAGCAGGACCCGGAGTGCGACCTGGACTACACCCCGCGCGAGGCCCGCGAACGCGAGATCGACACGGTCCTCAGCGTCGGCAGCGGGTTCGGCGGGTTCCAGAGCGCGATGGTGCTGACCCGTCCCGAGAGGAGGAACATATGA
- a CDS encoding thioesterase II family protein codes for MSGHPGPPLLLCFHHAGAGISAFSRWQGQFAAEAEVVPVLLPGRDARIREPRVTGRAALLAELEVAAALTRGRPYLLYGHSLGGLVAYSFAAAREAAGDPPRAVVIGAVLPPHLRSPLALSAELPDTPLLHLLVRQGVLPPEAADEERGSDLFRRRVLPPLRDDLRLAQDLIRRADVPLRAPVVAVAGAEDPVAPPEGVAQWARYAAGDFRLRTVPGGHLFVRDKTLPGLLRAELGGILAGLRPESSAV; via the coding sequence GTGAGCGGCCACCCCGGGCCGCCGCTCCTGCTCTGCTTCCACCACGCGGGCGCCGGAATCTCGGCGTTCTCCCGCTGGCAGGGGCAGTTCGCGGCGGAGGCCGAGGTCGTACCCGTCCTGCTGCCGGGCCGCGACGCCCGGATCCGGGAGCCCCGGGTCACCGGACGGGCCGCCCTGCTCGCCGAGCTGGAGGTCGCCGCCGCGCTCACGCGGGGCCGCCCCTACCTCCTGTACGGGCACAGCCTCGGCGGCCTGGTCGCCTACAGCTTCGCCGCCGCGCGGGAGGCCGCCGGGGACCCGCCCCGGGCCGTGGTGATCGGGGCGGTGCTGCCGCCCCACCTGCGTTCCCCGCTCGCCCTGAGCGCCGAACTGCCGGACACCCCGCTGCTGCACCTCCTCGTACGCCAGGGCGTGCTGCCACCGGAGGCGGCCGACGAGGAGCGGGGATCCGACCTCTTCCGGCGCCGGGTGCTGCCGCCCCTGCGCGACGACCTGCGCCTGGCGCAGGACCTCATCCGGCGCGCGGACGTCCCGCTGCGCGCCCCGGTGGTGGCCGTCGCGGGGGCCGAGGACCCCGTGGCGCCGCCCGAGGGGGTCGCCCAGTGGGCGCGCTACGCGGCCGGGGACTTCCGGCTGCGCACGGTCCCCGGCGGCCACCTCTTCGTACGGGACAAGACGCTGCCCGGCCTGCTGCGTGCGGAACTGGGCGGGATCCTCGCGGGTCTCCGGCCCGAGTCAAGCGCGGTTTGA
- a CDS encoding acyl carrier protein has translation MAEMTLEVLTGLLRECAGEDESVDLSGDVLDTPFDDLGYDSLAVLQTTGRIEREYGISLSDDTAAEASTPRLLLAFVNEALAGVQAAA, from the coding sequence ATGGCTGAAATGACACTGGAAGTGCTGACCGGGCTGCTGCGCGAGTGCGCGGGCGAGGACGAGTCCGTCGACCTGTCGGGAGACGTCCTCGACACCCCGTTCGACGACCTGGGCTACGACTCGCTGGCCGTCCTGCAGACCACGGGCCGCATAGAGCGCGAGTACGGCATCAGCCTGTCCGACGACACGGCCGCCGAGGCGAGCACCCCGCGGCTGCTGCTGGCCTTCGTCAACGAGGCCCTGGCCGGAGTGCAGGCCGCGGCCTGA
- a CDS encoding cyclase family protein: MRIIDLSSPVDASFWEPDPVIHEILTPAEGARHMAEEMKTHFGIDFDPADLPGGELLSLDTLTLTSHTGTHVDAPSHYGSVGDYGVPRHIDQMPLDWFLRPAVVLDLTDSGTGVIGVERIEKELARIGYRPQPLDIVLLNTGASKYVGTPRYFTDFAGLDGPATDHLLDLGVRVIGTDAWSLDAPFGHMLRTFQETGDRSVLWPAHFAGRRREYCQVERLANLDALPRPFGFQVSCFPVKIAGAGAGWTRAVALVGP; encoded by the coding sequence CTGCGCATCATCGATCTCTCCTCTCCCGTGGACGCCTCCTTCTGGGAGCCCGACCCCGTGATCCACGAGATCCTCACGCCGGCCGAGGGCGCCCGGCACATGGCCGAGGAGATGAAGACCCACTTCGGCATCGACTTCGACCCGGCCGACCTGCCCGGCGGTGAACTCCTCTCGCTGGACACCCTGACCCTCACCAGCCACACGGGCACGCACGTCGACGCCCCCTCCCACTACGGCTCCGTGGGCGACTACGGGGTGCCGCGCCACATCGACCAGATGCCCCTGGACTGGTTCCTGCGGCCCGCCGTGGTCCTCGACCTCACGGACTCGGGCACCGGGGTCATCGGAGTCGAGCGGATCGAGAAGGAACTGGCCCGGATCGGCTACCGCCCGCAGCCCCTCGACATCGTGCTGCTCAACACCGGCGCGTCCAAGTACGTGGGCACCCCGCGCTACTTCACCGACTTCGCCGGCCTCGACGGTCCGGCCACCGACCACCTCCTCGACCTCGGCGTACGCGTCATCGGCACGGACGCCTGGAGCCTGGACGCCCCCTTCGGGCACATGCTGCGCACCTTCCAGGAGACCGGCGACCGCTCGGTGCTGTGGCCCGCGCACTTCGCCGGGCGCCGGCGCGAGTACTGCCAGGTGGAACGCCTGGCCAACCTCGACGCCCTGCCGCGGCCGTTCGGCTTCCAGGTCTCCTGCTTCCCCGTGAAGATCGCGGGCGCCGGCGCGGGATGGACCCGTGCCGTGGCCCTCGTAGGACCGTGA
- a CDS encoding ketosynthase chain-length factor, with the protein MSSEVLDRAAGPERAGQRTAGAVFTGIGVTAPNGLGTEAWWAATLRGEHGIRPVGRFDASGYPATLAGEVPGFDASEHIPSRLLPQTDHQTRLALVATQEALDDSGIDTETLPDYAAGVVTASSAGGFEFGQRELEALWSQGGQYVSAYQSFAWFYAVNSGQISIKHKLRGPSGVLVSEGAGGLDAVAQARRQLRRGSSVIVTGGVDGAVCPWGWTAQLAGKRLSTSSDPERAYVPFDADARGHVSGEGGAILVLEDAESARARDARVYGRLAGYAATFDPRPGTGGEPGLRRAVDLALADAGLSHEAIDVVFADAAGLPDLDRAEAEAITAVFGPRGVPVTAPKTMTGRLAAGGASLDLAAALLSIRDSVIPPTVHVGRLAEGIELDLVTGAARERREVRAVLVLARGAGGFNAAAIVTAP; encoded by the coding sequence ATGAGCAGCGAGGTCCTGGACCGGGCGGCCGGGCCGGAGCGGGCCGGGCAGCGCACGGCGGGTGCGGTGTTCACCGGCATCGGCGTCACCGCCCCCAACGGCCTGGGCACCGAGGCCTGGTGGGCCGCCACCCTGCGCGGTGAGCACGGCATCCGGCCCGTCGGGCGGTTCGACGCCTCCGGCTACCCGGCCACGCTCGCCGGCGAGGTCCCCGGCTTCGACGCGAGCGAGCACATCCCCAGCCGGCTCCTGCCGCAGACCGACCACCAGACGCGGCTCGCGCTCGTCGCCACGCAGGAGGCGCTCGACGACTCCGGCATCGACACCGAGACGCTGCCCGACTACGCGGCCGGCGTGGTCACCGCGAGCTCGGCCGGCGGCTTCGAGTTCGGCCAGCGCGAGCTGGAGGCCCTGTGGTCCCAGGGTGGGCAGTACGTCAGCGCGTACCAGTCCTTCGCCTGGTTCTACGCCGTCAACTCCGGCCAGATCTCCATCAAGCACAAACTGCGCGGGCCGAGCGGGGTCCTGGTCAGCGAGGGCGCCGGCGGGCTCGACGCCGTGGCCCAGGCGCGGCGCCAGCTGCGCCGCGGCAGCAGCGTCATCGTCACCGGCGGCGTCGACGGCGCGGTCTGCCCCTGGGGCTGGACCGCCCAGCTCGCCGGGAAGCGCCTCAGCACCTCGAGCGACCCCGAGCGGGCCTACGTACCCTTCGACGCGGACGCGCGCGGCCACGTCTCGGGAGAGGGCGGCGCGATCCTGGTCCTGGAGGACGCCGAGTCCGCGCGGGCGCGTGACGCCCGGGTGTACGGGCGGCTCGCGGGCTACGCGGCGACCTTCGACCCGCGGCCCGGAACCGGTGGGGAGCCCGGCCTGCGCCGGGCCGTCGATCTGGCCCTCGCCGACGCCGGACTGTCGCACGAGGCCATTGACGTGGTCTTCGCCGACGCCGCGGGGCTGCCGGACCTCGACCGTGCCGAGGCGGAGGCGATCACGGCCGTGTTCGGGCCGCGCGGTGTACCCGTGACGGCGCCCAAGACGATGACGGGCCGGCTCGCCGCGGGCGGCGCCTCGCTCGACCTGGCGGCGGCGCTGCTCTCGATCAGAGACTCGGTGATCCCGCCGACCGTCCACGTCGGCCGGCTCGCCGAGGGCATCGAGCTCGACCTGGTCACCGGGGCGGCCCGGGAGCGGCGCGAGGTCCGCGCGGTCCTCGTGCTCGCCAGGGGCGCGGGCGGGTTCAACGCCGCGGCGATCGTCACGGCGCCGTAG